A DNA window from Vigna angularis cultivar LongXiaoDou No.4 chromosome 1, ASM1680809v1, whole genome shotgun sequence contains the following coding sequences:
- the LOC108321570 gene encoding uncharacterized protein LOC108321570, producing the protein MTLLSFLCSCPPVIPRSWFPLTSNTSAFSVNFRTQIHSSASTNIFTQNLNTTLLSIAESFYEDELWAAACLRVRSFHQFRPDAFGVRDHMRYLAEREFEALKERVSGKRTGFRRVSCINASLPLSHIASLSHDLCSSCKFSANGEERIVVATLDLNQCLSLPDEIVGLKPEVTGADVTRAYLSNVCVAEEVHRNGLGYALLEVSKLVAYDWGITDLYVHVAVDNEPAKKLYTKSGFVYESDEPAWQARFLDRPRRLLLWSGL; encoded by the exons ATGACGCTTCTATCTTTTCTCTGTTCCTGTCCTCCAGTAATTCCGCGCTCATGGTTTCCGTTGACGTCTAATACAAGTGCTTTCTCCGTCAATTTCAGGACCCAAATCCATTCCTCTGCTTCCACCAACATTTTCACCCAAAATCTCAACACCACTCTCTTATCCATCGCTGAATCTTTCTACGAGGATGAGCTATGGGCCGCTGCCTGTCTCCGCGTCCGTTCCTTCCATCAATTCCGCCCTGACGCCTTCGGAGTCCGA GATCATATGAGGTACTTGGCTGAGCGCGAGTTCGAAGCACTCAAGGAGCGTGTTTCGGGGAAAAGAACGGGCTTCAGAAGAGTTTCTTGCATTAACGCTTCCCTTCCATTGTCCCACATCGCTTCCCTCTCCCATGATTTATGCTCTTCTTGTAAG TTTTCTGCTAACGGAGAGGAGCGGATTGTAGTTGCCACTCTTGATCTTAATCAGTGCTTGAGCCTTCCTGATGAAATTGTGGGGTTGAAGCCTGAG GTCACTGGAGCTGATGTCACCAGGGCATACCTCAGTAATGTATGTGTTGCTGAAGAGGTGCACAGAAATGGGTTGGGTTATGCACTTCTTGAAGTGTCAAAGTTAGTAGCCTATGATTGGG GCATAACAGATTTGTACGTCCATGTTGCTGTCGACAATGAACCAGCAAAGAAATTGTATACGAAAAGTGGGTTTGTCTATGAAAGTGATGAACCCGCGTGGCAGGCCCGGTTTCTGGATCGACCCCGAAGACTTCTACTATGGTCAGGGCTTTGA